A genomic segment from Glycine soja cultivar W05 chromosome 18, ASM419377v2, whole genome shotgun sequence encodes:
- the LOC114396105 gene encoding protein LURP-one-related 15-like, translated as MANQSPPFGTPLIGLQYCAPDPVDLIITKERTIRDNFTVTDVKGNIVFTVQSSLVTFVTPRQHLFLLDADGNPLVHLRRALLAANDNWKAFRGRSTESKDLIFIRKPSSFFQLREKLNVFLANNTTEVCDFKVKATRIGYRSWNVYIGESDIVVAQINKKPDTMFSREREKYMVTVCPNIDYAFIVSLIVTLLPRHEQM; from the exons ATGGCAAACCAATCACCACCCTTTGGCACCCCCCTCATTGGCCTTCAGTACTGTGCCCCAG ATCCCGTTGATCTGATAATCACAAAGGAAAGGACTATACGTGATAACTTCACTGTTACAGATGTTAAAGGCAACATCGTGTTCACTGTTCAGAGTTCTCTCGTTACCTTTGTAACACCCCGCCAACACCTCTTCTTATTAGATGCTGATGGAAACCCCCTTGTGCATCTACGCAGAGCG CTACTGGCAGCAAATGATAATTGGAAAGCATTTAGAGGCAGAAGTACTGAATCCAAGGATCTGATCTTTATTCGAAAGCCATCCTCATTTTTTCAGCTAAGGGAGAAATTAAATGTGTTCTTGGCAAATAATACCACTGAAGTATGTGACTTCAAGGTCAAAGCAACTCGGATCGGATACCGATCTTGGAATGTTTACATCGGCGAGTCCGACATTGTTGTTGCCcag ATAAATAAGAAGCCTGACACTATGTttagcagagagagagagaagtacATGGTCACTGTGTGCCCGAACATCGATTATGCTTTCATTGTGTCGCTAATTGTGACTCTACTACCACGACATGAGCAAATGTAG